ATCAGTTCAAGAACGGCCCTGTCGCTGCCATGCTGCGCGATGGCGAAAACGGCTCCATATGGGGCCAAACCGTGGGTACGGACGCCTACCCGAACTTCTCGGGCGAACTCAAGAATTCCCTTGCCCAGAGGTACACTGTCACGTTCCATACCTTCGAAGGCGATACGGCAAGCTATTTTGATAACTATATAGCGGGCTTCAAGAAGATTCTCCCCTCGGTCGTGAAGGAAAATGCGACCTTCATGGGTTGGTACGACAATGCCCAGTACGATGGTAAAGTAGTAACGCAGATTGACTCGACCGCTACGGGCGACAAGGAATTCTGGGCAAAGCTCCAGAGGACGTTTACGGTGACGCTCAACACGAATGGCGGAACGATTGATTCCGGAAACGTAACGCTCTATACGGAAGGCGTGGGTGTGACCTTGCCGACCAAGCTCTCGCTCGATACGAACGTCTTTGCCGGCTGGTACGAAAACGAGGACCTTTCGGGTACTCCCGTGGCCGAAATTACTCCGGCAGATTCCGGCGACAAGACGTATTATGCGGCTTGGCTCAAGCTCAAGATGCCGAAAATCGATTCGACGGATATGTGCTACGAGATTTCGGATGTCGCGGAACTCTACGGCTATGCCGCTTATGTAAGCGGGACGCATAGGGTGTACTATAACATCTCTAATCCTGGTGTTTGTGGAAAGCTCACCAACGATATCGTAGTGAACGAAAATGTGCTGAAGGATGATGGTTCGCTCGACAGTGCGAACGTGGCATCGTTCCTGCCTTGGGAGATGATACCGAATTTCGGAGGAACCTTCGACGGCCAGGGCCACAAGATATCGGGACTCTATGCCGATGTGAAAAAAGGTGGCATGGCCTTGTTCAATAAAATCACGCTCGGGAAATACGACTGGGAACAGAATGTTTACCTCCCCGCCATCATCAAGAACCTTACCATCGAAGACGCCTTCTTTGCTTCCGACAAGGGGGATGTCGCTGGATTTGTCCTAGAGGTCAAGGGAAAGACCGGTGCGTCGGAAGCCTCGGAACTCGTGATGGAAAATTGCCATTTCAAGGGAACTCTCCACTCCCGTTCACAGTCGGCCGGCGGCTTGGTTGCGTACTCTGACGGCACGCTCTCTATAACCGATTCCCATAGTGAAGGCTTTGTTTATGCCAAGTCCGGTGCCGCTGGCATTGCTCCTTGGGTTAGTGGAACGGCAAGTATCGTGAATTGCTACAACACGGCGAAGATTGCTGGCGGCTACTCCGCAACGGGCGGGCTGGTTGGCTATACCTCGGGAGTGGTGTCCATCATGAACAGCTTTAACCGCGGCGATGTATCGACCGATAACCCCAATGGTGGCAGTATCGGTATATGTGGCGGCCTTGTCGGGTCGACTTTCGGTACGTTCACGCTGTTGCAGAGTTACAACGAAGGTTCTATCGGTGGTCCCACTTCTTATGCCGGCGGCCTTGTTGGTGACGTATCGGGCAATGACGACGGCGAAGTCTTGCTTGCGAACAACTACAATACAGGCAAGGTTTATAGCGAAGCACCCAGCAGTTTCAGCTATGTTTCTGGGCTTGTGGTGCGTATTGATTCGCACATCAACTTCAAGCTCTTGAATAACTATACTATTGGCGAACTGTCCAAGGTAAGTACAAAGGGCGCTATGGACTATGTGCTTGCGGATAGCGGCTATAGCAAGAAAATTGTTTCTGAAAACAACTACTACCTCGAAACGGTCGAGGGCCTTGCCGAAAGCAAGTTCGGGCATGCCGCTCTCAGTGAAGCGTTCAAGGACGGTACGGTCGCAGATGCGCTCCACGACTACGTGCAGAAGGATGGTGAAGGTGCTGCTGTCGAAAATGGCATTACCGGCACCGTTTGGACGCAGGGCGACGAATACCCGATTCTCGTGACGAAGGATGTGTTTGCTCTCGTGCTCAACGCCAATGGCGGCGTGCTCGAGAACGCTCCCACGATGTACGAGTACGGCGTGGGTCTCGTGCTGCCCGAACCTACGCGCACGGGCTACGAATTCAAGGGCTGGTTCAAGACTTCCACCTTCCAGGGCGATGCCTTTACCGAAATCACCAAGAAGGATGCGGGCGACAAGATATTCTATGCCAAGTGGGAAGCGAAGGAATACAAGCTCACGGTCAAGGTGAACAACAAGAACTGGGGCGTAGTGACGGGCCTGAACGAAACCGGCATGTACGCGTACGGTACGGAAGTCACGCTCAGGGCGGTCCCGGATAACGGTTACAAGCTGAGCAACTGGCAAGACGACGTGCGCCTCTATGGCGAAACGCTCCGCGTCAAGATGACCCAGGATACGACGGTTGTCGCGAACTTTGCGCCGATCAATCCGGAAAGCCCCAGTTCCAGCAGTTCGCTGAGCAGCTCCTCTGCGAAGTCTTCGTCCAGCGAGAAGTCGAGTTCGAGCTCTGCCAAGTCTAGCAGTTCCGCGAAGTCTTCTTCCAGCAGCGCGAAGTCCAGCTCCAGCAGTGGCAAGTCTTCTTCGAGCAAGGGCAAGGATGCATTGCCAGAA
This DNA window, taken from Fibrobacter sp. UWR2, encodes the following:
- a CDS encoding InlB B-repeat-containing protein, whose amino-acid sequence is MLKSRTLFCLALASATFAAASITSTMPAQGADGCYEISSADELYGFAAIVNGDINFPYDATACGKLTKDIVVNQKVLNSDGTLNAADTANFAKWTPIGPFYGTFDGQNHTVSGLYFSSETGTDAGFFKSLHTAENQYVNTVVKNVGVVGSYFRAGYSAGGIAGAAYSRTSSVVIENCFNASRVEAVRNNAGGIVGTTSNYATVRVGLYNVYNTGTVVGPNNIGGVIGYQAANGIAVINAYNAGEIIGTGNSNSIKSVFGGFTKDNANIIENVFYLEPGRNEHAGRSVTEEELKSGIITQVMRHYDLDGINGTKWGQKVGTDPLPNFSGSLTGASFKTIKMNVYHGSTKLKTKDMVVGYSYRIPNVAVDGYDFFGWYANSGLTGDTVVHTPATLTEDVDYWGRYEKKYNVSFVTNSGTIDSGLVEQYTHSVGVVLPKKVSRRGYVFVGWYANEDLSGDRVVAIGKEDSGDKTFYAKWYKLQTPPINKDTCYVISNAAELYGFAAIVNGADGFVKEEYACAVLEKDIVVNQGVLDKNGMLNTDRAGRFVPWVPIDSFYGEFDGMGHTISGLYYDDSTSRNNFGLFGSVAGYPLKYAVLKNFGLVDSYFKAKANYMGAIVGQTANAQLGNSNAQPASYVKISGVYNESTVETYSSAQGIAGIVGSVGYKGILDMENVYNLGLALGSNFYTAGIIAHFMSFPTVTVKNCYSVWKDKSKMARDSRALFGTSLSSVIYQFDNCYYLNTQGNKEPAGLSATVDQFKNGPVAAMLRDGENGSIWGQTVGTDAYPNFSGELKNSLAQRYTVTFHTFEGDTASYFDNYIAGFKKILPSVVKENATFMGWYDNAQYDGKVVTQIDSTATGDKEFWAKLQRTFTVTLNTNGGTIDSGNVTLYTEGVGVTLPTKLSLDTNVFAGWYENEDLSGTPVAEITPADSGDKTYYAAWLKLKMPKIDSTDMCYEISDVAELYGYAAYVSGTHRVYYNISNPGVCGKLTNDIVVNENVLKDDGSLDSANVASFLPWEMIPNFGGTFDGQGHKISGLYADVKKGGMALFNKITLGKYDWEQNVYLPAIIKNLTIEDAFFASDKGDVAGFVLEVKGKTGASEASELVMENCHFKGTLHSRSQSAGGLVAYSDGTLSITDSHSEGFVYAKSGAAGIAPWVSGTASIVNCYNTAKIAGGYSATGGLVGYTSGVVSIMNSFNRGDVSTDNPNGGSIGICGGLVGSTFGTFTLLQSYNEGSIGGPTSYAGGLVGDVSGNDDGEVLLANNYNTGKVYSEAPSSFSYVSGLVVRIDSHINFKLLNNYTIGELSKVSTKGAMDYVLADSGYSKKIVSENNYYLETVEGLAESKFGHAALSEAFKDGTVADALHDYVQKDGEGAAVENGITGTVWTQGDEYPILVTKDVFALVLNANGGVLENAPTMYEYGVGLVLPEPTRTGYEFKGWFKTSTFQGDAFTEITKKDAGDKIFYAKWEAKEYKLTVKVNNKNWGVVTGLNETGMYAYGTEVTLRAVPDNGYKLSNWQDDVRLYGETLRVKMTQDTTVVANFAPINPESPSSSSSLSSSSAKSSSSEKSSSSSAKSSSSAKSSSSSAKSSSSSGKSSSSKGKDALPEIASAPMFHVEAVSRMVEVSGAREGAAYALLDMQGRIIAFGRVPGASFALPVANAGVYLVRVGNRTLRIDVK